In a single window of the Lagenorhynchus albirostris chromosome 19, mLagAlb1.1, whole genome shotgun sequence genome:
- the LOC132509777 gene encoding zinc finger protein 268-like codes for MTFFLKGKKLYGCNKSAVNTCKPLMTMPWRTHAGKKPHECCDCKRAFPSKLKLITHQETHTGEKTYGCNQRQKVFITKSVLTYHQKTHHREGKSYGCSKCGKTFPWKSKQLTLHQRTHSGERPFRCRVRDKAFMVKTYLTVHQRTHTGEKQYECSNCEKAFSKKAQLLIHQRIHTGERPFGCSQCQKSFLTKSALIYHQKTRHREGKSYGCNKCGKAFPWRSKLILHQRTHSGERPFRCRVCDKAFMVRTHLTVHQRTHTGEKPYECSDCEKAFSKKAQLLIHQRIHTGERPYGCSECPQAFIQKSDLSNHKKTHHAVGKSHECSECGKVLSSKSTLIIHQRSHTGEKPFKCSACDKAFTSKAHLIVHERIHTGERPYECLNCEKAFSTKAHLMIHQRIHTGERPYGCNECQQAFIQKSGLTNHLQNCHSGVKSYGCSECGKVLSCKSTLIIHQRTHTGEKPFKCSVCDKAFAAKSYLTVHQRIHTGERPYECCNCKKTFATLSTLIGHRRTHTGERPYRCNECQKAFFRKSALANHQQTQHRGKSSMQ; via the exons atgacattttttttaaaag GCAAGAAACTATATGGATGCAACAAAAGTGCAGTGAATACTTGTAAACCACTCATGACCATGCCTTGGAGAACTCATGCAGGAAAGAAACCCCATGAATGCTGTGATTGTAAGAGAGCCTTTCCCAGTAAGTTAAAGCTAATCACTCATCAGGAaactcacacaggagagaaaacaTATGGATGCAATCAACGTCAGAAAGTCTTCATTACAAAGTCAGTGCTCACCTATCATCAGAAGACCCATCACAGAGAAGGGAAATCCTATGGATGCAGCAAATGTGGGAAAACTTTCCCTTGGAAGTCAAAACAACTCACTTTACATCAGAGGACTCATTCAGGAGAGAGACCTTTCAGATGCAGAGTACGTGATAAAGCCTTCATGGTTAAGACATATCTCACTGTACATCAGAgaactcacacaggagagaaacaatATGAATGCTCAAATTGTGAGAAAGCCTTCTCAAAAAAGGCTCAGCTCCTGATTCATCAGCGAATTCACACAGGAGAGAGACCATTTGGATGTAGTCAATGTCAGAAATCCTTCCTTACAAAGTCAGCACTAATCTATCATCAGAAAACCCGTCACAGAGAAGGGAAATCCTATGGATGCAACAAATGTGGGAAAGCTTTTCCTTGGAGGTCAAAACTCATTTTACATCAGAGGACTCATTCAGGAGAGAGACCTTTCAGATGCAGAGTATGTGATAAAGCCTTCATGGTTAGGACACATCTCACTGTACATCAGAgaactcacacaggagagaaaccatatgaatgCTCAGATTGTGAGAAAGCCTTCTCAAAAAAGGCTCAGCTCCTGATTCATCAGCGAATTCACACAGGAGAGAGACCATATGGATGCAGTGAATGTCCACAAGCCTTCATCCAGAAGTCAGATCTCAGTAATCATAAGAAAACTCATCATGCAGTAGGGAAATCCCatgaatgcagtgaatgtgggaaggtTTTGTCCTCTAAGTCAACTCTCATTATACATCAGAGAAGCCATACAGGTGAGAAACCCTTCAAATGCAGTGCATGTGATAAAGCCTTCACATCAAAGGCACATCTCATTGTACATGAGAGAATTCATACAGGAGAGAGACCATATGAATGCTTAAATTGTGAGAAAGCCTTCTCCACTAAGGCACATCTCATGATTCATCAGCGAATTCACACAGGAGAGAGGCCTTATGGATGTAATGAATGTCAACAAGCTTTCATCCAGAAGTCAGGTCTCACTAACCATCTACAAAATTGTCATTCTGGGGTAAAGTCGTATggatgcagtgaatgtgggaaggtTCTGTCCTGTAAGTCAACTCTCATTATACATCAGAGAACCCATACAGGTGAGAAACCATTCAAATGTAGTGTATGTGACAAAGCTTTCGCAGCTAAATCCTATCTTACtgtacatcagagaattcatacaggAGAGAGACCATATGAATGCTGCAATTGTAAGAAAACGTTTGCTACTTTGTCAACTCTCATTGGTCACCGGAGAACTCACACAGGAGAGAGACCCTATAGGTGCAATGAATGTCAGAAAGCCTTCTTTCGGAAATCAGCCCTGGCTAATCATCAGCAAACTCAGCATAGAGGAAAATCCTCTATGCAATGA